The sequence below is a genomic window from Pseudomonas cannabina.
GGGTCTGAGCAGGGATTCGATGGCGTATTCATGAGCCATAACCCAACCTCCTATTGCTCGATGGCAGTTGGGGTGATCAACACCGGGTAGTGGTTCAGGCCGAGTCGTTGAGACAGGTCATCGCCAGCGGCAGGGGATACCAGCGTGTTGGGCAACCAGCTCCTGACCACAGCAAGTCGCTCTGGTGTGGTCACGTTGACCACTAGGCCTACGGCCTGCATCTGTTCAAGCACCGCACCGCGCTCCTGGATCCATCGGCGTGATGTTTCATCGTCCCCGATCAGGAACAAAGGCTGCAGGCCTGGCGCGGTGATGATTCGGCCCTGAACGGTTCCTGGAGTCATTCGAGTGGTGCGTACCGGCAATCCCTGTGCTGCTACAGGATCCAGTTGCGAGGTCAGGTCATTTGAGACAGAAGAGGATGGTTCGGGATTGAGAGATCGATAGTAATGCAGCGCTGAGTCACCACCTTTGTCTTCAACCATGGTGAGCTCTGCAGCCTGGCAGATCATAAATGGCAGGCAGAGCGCTGTGCCGAGGATCACTGATCGGGTCATGGATTGGTCACCAGCATTTGGATGCCGGTTACCCGGCTGAGATGTTTGGCAAAGGCCTTGCGGTAATTGGCGGCTGGAGCGCCGCCGGCAGGCCGGTGATAGCGTCCGGCGACGGTGATCCAGTCACCACCAAGCGCTCGCTGTTCAGCCAGGATCTGCGCAGTCACATCGAGGTTTTTGTAGGGATTGAGCGCGTCGCACGGATTGCTTGATTTGAACCTCTGGCCGTTCCAGCCCATGTTCACCTGTCCCAGACCCACGTCGACACGCTTTGGGCCTGCCTGAACCAGTGCTATGAGTAGGGCGGTGCAGGCATCTGCGCGGGTTGCAAAACGGTAACCCGCGCCGGCGACATTCAGTGTCCAGGGCCACGGCACAAGCTGCCCACGCAACTTTGCCCCGCTTTCCTGCAGCGCCACTGAGTAGAGCACTTCCGAAGGGATGCTCGCGGCGTGGGCAGCCAACTGATAAGCCGGTGGAGGCAGCTCGGCTGCGTGACTTGTCAGCGCGAAGCACAGCAGGGCAAGGCCTGCCCACGTCACTGACGCAGCCATTGCCCATTCACCTCTCGCACAACGGCCGGTAACTCGCCACCCAGGCTCAGGCCAAGCCAGCGTCCACCGTCATGGTTGAGGGTGATTTGTCGGGTTCTGACATTCGCAGGGTCGATCCCCGAGACAATCGCCCAGTTGCGAATTCGCTCGTCGTCGTTCTGGCTACCCACCATGTAGACGTCAAACGGCTGCTTCTGAGCTTGAAGGGCCTTAACCCGAACTGAGCACTCCGGGCAATCGTCCTTGACGAATACTGCCAATCGGCCATTGCCCTGGTTAGCAGGGCTCCCGGTCGCACCTTGGGACGCCGAACTGGAGATGGGCATCAGATTGGGATAGAGGCGTTTGAAGGCATCGTCATATGCGCGTTGATACGCCAATTCTTTTGCCGTGCGCTGCGCCTCGGCTTTGACCTGGAGCTCTGCATACCGCCGGCGCTCTTCATCATTGCGGGCTTCGATACCCAATGCAGTCAGCGGATCCAGCCCGGGGGAATACATACCTCGTGAACTCTGCATCAGAGTTTGATAGCGCTGCCATTCCTGAGGACTGAGGTTCCAGTCCCGGGCCAACATCTCGTCGCTGGATTGCGACTGGCTGTCGGTCAACACGCTCTGTTGCTCCCGGCTGTTGGACTGTGCGGAGCTGTTGGTTGCAGCGTTGGCCATGTCAGCTGCTGTGATCAGGATGACTCCCGTCAGTGTGAACATTCGCAGGTTGTAAATGGACATATGAACCTCTATGGACGCAGGGGCAGAATGCGTGGGGAACCGTTTATGCTGAACAAAGCGCGGGAGTCATCCAGGCTGTTGAGCTGCCAGTTGCTCCCTGCGACCATATCGCCGGGGCGTATCAGGTTCAGTTGGCTCAGCTGAGTGCTGCCAGGCGGGGCAACTGACAAGAAACGTTCCCCTCCGCGATACTCCACACCCACGACCGAAAACGGTGGAGGAGCCTCCGGAACTTTGGTTTGTGCTGTTGATTTGCGGGAGGAGGGTGGAGTCTTCGGCTTGGCCGCAGCGGTGACTTGAGCAGATGCGGCTTCAACTGCACGCAGGTCCTGGAGTTTCACCTGCAGCTCCTCGATCCGAGCCCCCATGACCACAACCTCTTGCATCGAGGCGCCCTGCAGGGCAGCGTCCTTCGCCGCCTCCTGCACCTGCTTCAGGAGGGCTTGAACGGCATCGATGCGGTTGGACAGTGCTTGCTGGCCGGCCCTGAAATCATCGATGGTCACGGACTTCAGCTGGCTGGCGGCATCGAGCCGGTCATCCACGCCATTGATGCGTTGGGTGATGGCGTTGACGGTTTCCAGGTTTGCAGCTGATTCAAAACCTGTTTTCAGGTGGAGAATCTGCCACTGCTGGTAGACCAGCACGCCGATCAGGACGATCAGGGCCAGGATTTGCAGGATGGCAGCGCGGGAAAGAGAAGGGCGCAGTGGCAGCTTCATGGAGGACCTCACTCAAGATGTGAGGCACGTTCGCAAAAAATGTGATCCGAGGCAGTGGGAAACCATTTTTCAATCGAAATGGGTTTCAAGGGTTGATCGTTTCTCCAAAAAGTTCCCTGTAGGTAAATCGCACTCTATTGACACCCCCGATTCT
It includes:
- a CDS encoding integrating conjugative element protein; this translates as MTRSVILGTALCLPFMICQAAELTMVEDKGGDSALHYYRSLNPEPSSSVSNDLTSQLDPVAAQGLPVRTTRMTPGTVQGRIITAPGLQPLFLIGDDETSRRWIQERGAVLEQMQAVGLVVNVTTPERLAVVRSWLPNTLVSPAAGDDLSQRLGLNHYPVLITPTAIEQ
- a CDS encoding TIGR03759 family integrating conjugative element protein; this translates as MSIYNLRMFTLTGVILITAADMANAATNSSAQSNSREQQSVLTDSQSQSSDEMLARDWNLSPQEWQRYQTLMQSSRGMYSPGLDPLTALGIEARNDEERRRYAELQVKAEAQRTAKELAYQRAYDDAFKRLYPNLMPISSSASQGATGSPANQGNGRLAVFVKDDCPECSVRVKALQAQKQPFDVYMVGSQNDDERIRNWAIVSGIDPANVRTRQITLNHDGGRWLGLSLGGELPAVVREVNGQWLRQ